The following proteins are co-located in the Leptodactylus fuscus isolate aLepFus1 chromosome 8, aLepFus1.hap2, whole genome shotgun sequence genome:
- the KANSL1L gene encoding KAT8 regulatory NSL complex subunit 1-like protein has product MTLAPTDTGPRESGVHFSPLGIKSLSANLNVCLYHSKTGSKDGSSSIAYGDPARRLQEDFTSFQQDESLSSAHYQTVFVLTTSPDTNVQGNSSIPLETEQDSYRQRSHGQHDTRPLLTERKVKRQLFPGTVSKVLADVNKLWDISVSEDEGIHRLNGRIDGESLAIPFASICTLPNLRCISPVSNKLQKTVDKETEAKLLRLKCLKRQRELLNRVQRARKHLQLFLAKCAVDHCSQQISGIAKHTLERVNAHHNCTSQPCTDVHTDPDVGLTTSACTDVKHGAPRDTSTAIRRFSASAAQIIGCIQQELDSDVTENSSDEEWDDNPKKTHDCTAELNWLSGRADIGSRWTWLQAQIAELEYKIHHLGDLHSHLRNKKRKLVFHEYSNCVLGEETHLPYPGASLQSAETLATPLEETDPAMDLEMSPSSPTLLLRNIEKQSARLTEMVSSVITATPTSPVKPFADGRMSTRAAQGISKLQKTGTPNRNGLGKRQPVKKKKRIRVRASSILTNSAARTRPLLLFHKQNLYRLIPGCTPLHLALPSPQPLHGSHQQISDCSPTNVSGDKLQTPVLVKRNVCELDPNFHPVLSLPSDLPLHLHLEGLLKCKSDIMDDLSSRIFTPGDDENVSYVPPKWSKSCASIASLPLVLETPSRERRPGNLAKSGIYLGLVPQPDDLSVTPTSQKTSVQLQARDPNVLSATRRRVRSESSYDIDNIVIPMNLVAPSKLEKLQYKEILTPSWKEVALEPLKSPPCEEMEDLSDEAFLIRHQKYEQSERVRWSFWEQRKWPKRNRSSSHSSGQCPENIFLCTEDDCSSDSTLPVSWETAPPGGCNSQSLHSRVDFHQGKAEYWERRIFPLTGEAAAALKQTSKPTDHSSCTATILPTLEEKGVEHLHSSCDKENR; this is encoded by the exons ATGACCCTGGCCCCTACTGATACAGGACCTCGAGAAAGTGGCGTTCATTTCTCTCCTCTCGGTATAAAGAGCTTGAGTGCAAATCTTAATGTATGTCTGTATCATTCCAAGACTGGATCCAAAGACGGCAGCTCGAGCATCGCTTATGGTGATCCTGCACGGCGCCTTCAAGAAGACTTCACTAGCTTTCAGCAAGATGAGTCACTTTCTTCTGCACATTACCAAACCGTCTTTGTATTGACAACAAGTCCTGATACGAATGTGCAGGGTAATAGTAGCATTCCATTGGAGACAGAGCAAGATTCATACAGACAGAGGTCTCATGGACAGCATGACACTCGCCCATTGCTTACTGAAAGGAAAGTCAAGAGACAACTGTTCCCAGGTACCGTCAGCAAAGTCCTGGCCGATGTGAACAAACTATGGGATATATCTGTGTCTGAAGATGAAGGTATACATAGATTGAATGGACGAATAGATGGGGAAAGCCTTGCCATCCCATTTGCTAGTATCTGCACTTTACCAAATTTACGGTGTATTTCACCTGTATCAAACAAACTGCAAAAGACTGTTGATAAGGAAACGGAGGCAAAGTTATTACGTCTCAAATGTCTAAAACGGCAAAGAGAACTTCTAAATCGGGTGCAAAGAGCCCGGAAACATTTGCAGTTGTTCTTAGCCAAGTGTGCGGTGGATCATTGTAGCCAACAGATAAGCGGCATAGCGAAACATACGCTTGAAAGGGTTAATGCGCACCACAACTGTACTAGCCAGCCATGTACTGACGTGCACACAGATCCAGATGTAGGACTGACCACAAGTGCGTGCACTGACGTTAAACATGGGGCCCCTCGGGATACTTCCACCGCTATCAGGAGGTTTTCTGCATCGGCAGCCCAGATTATAGGTTGTATCCAGCAGGAGTTGGACTCTGATGTTACAGAAAACAGCTCAGATGAGGAATGGGATGACAATCCTAAAAAGACACATGACTG TACTGCCGAATTGAACTGGCTTTCAGGAAGAGCAGATATTGGGAGTCGCTGGACATGGCTACAGGCTCAGATTGCAGAGCTGGAATACAAAATTCATCATCTGGGGGATTTACATAGTCATCTACGAAACAAGAAG AGAAAACTGGTGTTTCACGAATATTCAAATTGCGTTCTTGGAGAAGAGACACATCTGCCATATCCAGGCGCTTCACTACAGTCTGCAGAGACACTAGCAACACCCCTAGAGGAAACAGATCCAGCAATGGATTTAGAAATGTCTCCAAGCAGCCCGACCTTGCTCCTGAGAAACATAGAGAAACAG AGCGCCCGGTTGACTGAAATGGTTAGCAGTGTTATTACTGCCACCCCTACGAGTCCTGTTAAACCCTTTGCAGACGGAAGGATGTCTACCAGAGCTGCTCAGGG AATATCAAAGCTACAAAAGACGGGCACTCCCAACAGGAACGGATTAGGCAAGCGGCAGCCAGTAAAGAAGAAGAAGCGGATCCGTGTTAGAGCCTCGTCCATCCTCACAAACAGCGCCGCACGTACCAGACCTCTGCTTTTATTTCACAAACAGAACCTATATCGATTGATTCCGGGCTGCACGCCGTTGCATCTG GCTTTGCCCTCTCCTCAGCCTCTACACGGAAGTCATCAGCAAATCTCAGACTGTAGCCCAACCAACGTTAGTGGGGACAAGCTTCAGACACCCGTACTAGTAAAACGAAATGTCTGTGAGCTAGACCCGAACTTTCACCCCGTCTTGTCACTACCTTCTG ACCTTCCATTACATCTGCACCTTGAGGGTTTGCTGAAGTGCAAGAGTGACATCATGGATGACTTGAGTAGTAGGATATTCACCCCTGGTGACGATGAAAATGTCTCCTACG TTCCTCCAAAATGGAGCAAGAGTTGTGCGTCCATCGCTAGTCTACCACTGGTACTGGAAACACCCAGCCGAGAAAGAAGACCTGGAAACTTGGCCAAATCCG GTATTTACCTGGGCCTTGTTCCCCAACCTGATGATCTCAGTGTGACTCCAACTTCTCAGAAAACCTCTGTGCAG TTACAGGCTCGGGACCCTAATGTGCTAAGCGCAACAAGACGAAGAGTGAGGAGCGAAAGCTCGTATGACATTGACAACATTGTTATTCCCATGAACCTGGTTGCACCGTCTAAGTTAGAGAAATTACAGTACAAAGAAATTCTCACCCCAAG TTGGAAAGAAGTTGCACTTGAACCACTGAAGTCTCCTCCATGTGAAGAG ATGGAAGATCTGTCAGATGAGGCTTTTTTAATCCGACATCAGAAATATGAGCAGTCAGAAAGGGTTCGCTGGTCGTTTTGGGAACAGAGAAAATGGCCAAAAAGGAACAG ATCTTCAAGCCATAGCTCAGGGCAGTGCccagaaaatatatttttgtgcACTGAAGAcgactgtagttcagattccacATTGCCAGTGTCTTGGGAGACAGCGCCCCCTGGTGGCTGCAATTCGCAGAGCCTCCATTCTAGAGTTGACTTTCACCAAGGAAAG GCAGAATATTGGGAGCGTCGAATATTTCCTCTCACAGGAGAAGCTGCTGCAGCTTTAAAGCAAACCAGTAAACCCACAGATCACTCATCGTGTACGGCCACAATACTGCCGACCCTTGAGGAAAAAGGAGTGGAACATCTTCATTCCAGCTGTGACAAGGAGAATAGGTAA